The segment GACGGTATCACTCATCATATTCACATACCCCAGAGTTCAGTAATCATACGGTTGGCACCCGGGAATGATGATATTGTGGGGCACCGGGTGTATGAGGAGATTTTCGGTGGCAGGGATAGGATTGAGATGGGAAGTGCTGGGTTTAAGGGGATACTGGATGATGTACTGGAAATCGCTGAAGGACTGGTTGAGGACATATTACGGTATTGATGGCAGGAACTTCCTCAGTTCATTAAACCTTTTGTCTTAATATTTCTGTTCATTACTCTATCTTATCCACTCTTGAAACCTTGAGCATTGAACTCACAGGTACACCATCAATGGAATCCATACCATTCTTGTCGATCAATACAGCAATAGCAGTTGGATTTGCCTCCCTTGACCTGAGCAGCGATATGACATTACTTGTAGTATTCCCGGTAGTAATCACATCATCCACGATGACACAGTCCTTACCGTCCACACTGGAGAAATTCTGGGATAGCATGCCCTTATGGGACTGCTTGTTGGACTGGAACACTGCCAGCTCAACCTCCAGTTCCTCGGCAACCATGCTGGCTAATGGCACACCGCTCAGCGCCACACCCACTACCACATCCACATTGGACTGCGACCTCTCAAGGCTCTCCAGCAGCATATCTGTTATAATACCTGCTACCAGGCTTATCCGCTTTGAATTTTTCCCGATACTGCTCCAGTTTACATAAATATCCTTTGGAGCCTGGGAAATTTCGCCTTTCGCGGAATGGGCCAAAAGCCAGGTCGCCGTATCCCCTGAAACATTAAGTTCATCTGCAATCTGCCCCTCTGAAAGACCGCTTTGCTGGAGTTCAAGCGCTTTTTGAATAAGTTCTCTAATGTTCTTCATAGCAATACCAACAATACTTCATCCTGTAACATTATATATTTAATCCAGAACCGTCAATGGCTCGCCCTGCGTCTTTTTATTGCACAACCACATATCTTGCACTCACTGCCAGACTTCACTACTACTCCGCATCCCGTACAGTACAGTTCCCATACTATTCCTTTTGAAATCCCTGTTGAACCGGCAGGCTTGAACTCCACTTTAAGAACAGAAGCCACATTCTGGACAGCATAATCATCAGTTACAAGGGTCACCGTAAATTTTTGTATAAGTTCAAGGGCCTTTGCGAGCACATCAATATCAGTATGAGAGAGCACACCTGCATCCCCTGTAGATACTGCAGCTGATACTACCTGTTCTTTGAATGTAGCAAGGGGCGGTTCGACTCTCATACCTGCATCCTGCATCAGGTCAAACCTTAAACGGCTGGAGCTGTCAATAATCTCGTATTCAACAGAAGGCACTGTTATTATGGCACCATCCGTTATCTGTACACCCACAATAAAGCCGGAAGTATCAATAACATATACTTTATCTTCCATTTGTTTACCTGTTTATCTTTGCTGCCGAATTATATTCTTTTTCAAAATGATTGAAACGTTTAGTCTCGTCAGCACCAAAATAGCGCTCGAGTTCCTTTATCATTTTATCGACCTTCACACGCTCCAGTTCTGAGAGCCTGGCAAATGCATTTGCAGAAATCGAAATAGAATTTTCCAGTCCTTCCGTGATGGGATACCTGGCCACTTCCTTTAATGCCCATACAGCCTGGTCCACTGCATCCCCAAGTTTTCGCAGTGATGACTCCACACCCACATTTGCAAGAGCAGTAACCACTACATTAAGACCTGTTTCTTCCCGCTGGTATCCATAGGACAGCCCGATATCCTTGATAGACCAGATAGCCTGTTCAGTACCCAATTCCAGTTTATTTGATGCCGCGATAACGCCCATTTCTTCCAGTTTGGATACTATCCTGACACTCTCTTCAATCAGGTTGTTCTGGACGGCTGAAGTGCCAATATCGCGTAATTTAAGGGCAGTTTTCCTCACGGCCCCTTCTACAGAATGTACTGCAGCCTCCCTGCCAATATCATATAATGCATTAATGGAATTATTCAGGGTATCCATTTCCTTACTTCTGATGGCAGCTGCTCCAATAATACCCAGCATATTTCCTGCTTTCGAAGATGTCGAATCTATGCTGTGAGCTGCCGCTGCAATTCCAATCTTTCTGACAGCACCGGTAACCGTTATCTTCATAATCTCAAAATTTTTCTGGCTCAACACGTCATAATATTCAAATATTCGTCTCAGTATGTCATCAGCAGGGGCATCAAATCCCCTGGTCACAGCACACTTGCCAATATCACCCAGAGTTTCAATAGTTTCGTTGGCAGC is part of the ANME-2 cluster archaeon genome and harbors:
- a CDS encoding orotate phosphoribosyltransferase-like protein, with product MKNIRELIQKALELQQSGLSEGQIADELNVSGDTATWLLAHSAKGEISQAPKDIYVNWSSIGKNSKRISLVAGIITDMLLESLERSQSNVDVVVGVALSGVPLASMVAEELEVELAVFQSNKQSHKGMLSQNFSSVDGKDCVIVDDVITTGNTTSNVISLLRSREANPTAIAVLIDKNGMDSIDGVPVSSMLKVSRVDKIE
- a CDS encoding DNA-binding protein; this encodes MEDKVYVIDTSGFIVGVQITDGAIITVPSVEYEIIDSSSRLRFDLMQDAGMRVEPPLATFKEQVVSAAVSTGDAGVLSHTDIDVLAKALELIQKFTVTLVTDDYAVQNVASVLKVEFKPAGSTGISKGIVWELYCTGCGVVVKSGSECKICGCAIKRRRASH